The following are encoded together in the Echeneis naucrates chromosome 9, fEcheNa1.1, whole genome shotgun sequence genome:
- the rusc2 gene encoding iporin isoform X2 → MDSPPKLSGETLIVHHIPLVHCQVSGGRQGGCGGSLKRSNPFSPPENLGLSRTTSLPERDVLQREALLYSSLIQTSSGSWSSHNAGRERACGGKGGSTASDDSSFTSSNSEDQLITAHTLPRAKPRNRNPLRHNPFLLNNEEEEDEEEEDDGDNLSGYLEDSSFHLHSDTNSAMDDMMAPFRLHDLGFASEPFLLHNSLGRRSRESLRGITSDLSSHLEDLDILGLNSQRRHGSSGSNMSMDCGEQDWGDDEDEDHPMRCGRTSKTGSYSSSSSTQHCSCCALSQNYPQHFPEPFSECQQGYGSDSSCNSSDGVLVNFSTIYNKMNNGVPEKPPVSGHANLNSSTDHSCTSSVSEPPGNQRDSTGGAFYLDLHTSPTEPPLSQQQPSCFGNTFPLIREPHLSTSSTCSCSVEHHGALDLDANCNSYHPPHSGSSGDLASCLQSQARLVVATQNYYKLVTCDLSSQSSPSPAGSSVNSCSDEHSKGSPTPTQPSEYFLFRQQADEEGVEEEDEDGASSRGDDHEDDDDDGGDDGEDEEKKKRKENQQAAGGSEAAAVIEGQVYVNVSPPVDGRGVIGGGAPSGSRPRSRSYDRNLDKSPSPRLGSLERMLSCPVRLSEGGAPAPPPPPRVTSFAEIARSKRRNGGMVGSPSLKATADPFSSTYSTHSHSSVDFSPILEQRVEVDSQSLSPVPFTRCYSQGSIERHLDGARDTRAKAEGGLSSSSDSRPAVVRYSRDQRPTTLPIQPFTFHHQFTSKAQQPKPLLPLLTGYVSGMQARSGSGGPLGEDGEDAIDNVLVAAAPPPPGSVRPSPLGSYSPVRLQGAPSSGTCSTCTPSPQRPHSLSCPLSAGLAPLHTPSAVKQGGSSAVLPQTPPPSSLSTKRGTVPQMLPPVQGHCFPRGAVPSLPALHSDTQSPLGCLDSGKHGDGNKCPGARTHNVSQSSKPQQSYNDFLPDYFSLTEKPPEEFCLSPDASSSSSSCSSSQSQISVDLTQKRALVKAVNTAVDLIVAHFGTSRDPDVKAKLGNSWVSPNVGHLILKYLCPALHEVLQDGLKAYVLDLIIGQRRCQPWSLVEASTQLGPSTRVLHSLFSKVSQYSELTSHSMRLNAFIFGLLNLKSLEFWFNHLYTHEDIIAAHYNPWGFLPLSQGACQPLFEELLLLLQPLSLLPFDLDLLFEPHLLQKGQEHLRRKEQLCSAGQSLDQSTRSTFQLMRGWSTTVSEMVRDSSADVKKEKVGLRREGTWPRMEVTKLRREGAGGKSGIRKDDEAGPVSRSAVMEVKFANLWKERCMGEQRVKGVGQDSQEEGDDGHERDRRKKKDRDPADEGRLRQDRQVGWWYQLMQSSQVYIDQSTEGSKFVKAEKRKKSSERRHGQLPPTREGVVEGAESSQEGEGYRSRKPNSSSSDDSAGSRGKPSWMGSPPESVLNQEKETKPLELTGTGAQAAAQEESPSHGQSLRWGRLFGSSVGSPSRAEAPEQKTKGQKTRPPSGWLGLDRSVLDLVAQTIGAGSGKKAEPPAAENTPPPTQPTDARQQSSCEVRALCHHIATEPGQLSFNKGDVLRVLSKADPDWLLCSLGSTQGLVPIIYVTLNSMEDSQDTSRLGQH, encoded by the exons ATGGACAGTCCTCCCAAACTGTCTGGTGAGACCCTGATTGTGCATCACATCCCCCTGGTGCACTGTCAGGTGTCGGGGGGACGACAGGGAGGTTGCGGGGGCTCACTGAAGAGGAGCAACCCGTTCAGCCCCCCGGAGAACTTAGGCTTGAGTCGGACCACCTCCCTTCCTGAGAGAGACGTCCTCCAGAGAGAGGCTCTGCTGTATAGCAGCCTGATCCAGACCTCCAGCGGCTCCTGGTCCTCACACAACGCCGGACGAGAGAGAGCCTGTGGCGGAAAAGGAGGCAGCACGGCGAGCGATGACTCATCCTTTACCTCTAGCAATTCTGAGGACCAGCTGATTACAGCACACACTTTACCCCGAGCTAAACCGAGGAACAGGAACCCGCTGCGTCATAATCCATTCCTGCTGAataatgaagaggaggaagatgaagaagaggaggacgatGGCGACAACCTCAGCGGTTACCTTGAGGATTCGTCTTTTCACCTCCACAGCGACACCAACTCTGCCATGGATGACATGATGGCTCCCTTCCGCTTGCACGACCTTGGCTTTGCCTCAGAACCTTTTCTTTTGCACAATTCGCTGGGAAGACGCAGCCGGGAGTCCCTGAGGGGCATCACTTCTGACCTCTCCAGCCACCTGGAAGACCTGGACATCTTAGGTCTGAACAGCCAGCGACGCCATGGAAGCAGTGGCTCCAACATGTCCATGGATTGCGGAGAGCAGGACTGGGGCGATGACGAGGATGAGGACCACCCGATGCGGTGCGGGCGAACTAGCAAAACGGGCTCCTACTCGTCAAGCTCTTCCACCCAACACTGCTCCTGCTGTGCTCTGTCCCAGAACTACCCTCAGCATTTCCCCGAACCTTTTTCAGAGTGCCAGCAAGGCTACGGCAGCGACTCCTCTTGCAACAGCTCGGATGGCGTGCTCGTCAACTTCAGCACCATTTACAACAAGATGAACAACGGCGTACCGGAGAAGCCTCCGGTCTCGGGGCACGCCAACCTCAACAGCTCCACTGACCACTCCTGCACCTCGTCTGTTTCTGAACCACCAGGAAACCAGCGAGACTCAACCGGAGGGGCGTTCTATTTAGACCTTCATACATCGCCAACCGAACCTCCTCTATCGCAGCAACAACCCTCTTGTTTTGGAAACACCTTCCCTCTCATCCGCGAACCGCACctgtccacctcctccacctgctctTGCTCTGTGGAGCACCACGGGGCTCTTGACCTCGACGCCAACTGCAACTCCTACCACCCTCCGCATTCAGGGTCATCCGGAGACCTGGCGTCCTGTCTGCAGAGCCAGGCCCGCCTGGTGGTTGCCACTCAGAACTATTACAAGCTGGTCACCTGTGACCTTTCTTCCCAGTCCTCGCCGAGTCCCGCAGGCTCCTCGGtcaacagctgctctgatgaGCACAGCAAAGGCAGCCCCACCCCGACTCAGCCCAGCGAGTACTTCCTCTTCAGGCAGCAAGCTGATGAGGAGggagtggaggaagaggacgaggacGGAGCGTCATCTAGG GGAGATGATCACGAGGATGACGACGACGATGGCGGTGACGACGGAGAGGacgaggagaagaagaagaggaaggagaaccAGCAGGCGGCTGGTGggtctgaagctgctgctgtgatcgAGGGCCAGGTGTACGTCAACGTCTCCCCTCCTGTGGATGGCCGGGGTGTTATCGGAGGCGGGGCCCCTTCAGGAAGTCGACCCCGTTCTCGCAGCTACGACCGGAACCTGGACAAGTCTCCATCCCCTCGGCTCGGATCGCTGGAGCGGATGCTGAGCTGCCCCGTCCGTCTCAGTGAGGGCGGCGCCCCAGCCCCGCCTCCCCCACCACGGGTCACTTCCTTCGCAGAGATCGCCAGAAGTAAGAGAAGAAATGGTGGCATGGTGGGGTCGCCTTCGCTAAAAGCAACTGCAGACCCGTTCTCCTCCACTTACTCCACCCACTCTCACTCCTCGGTGGATTTCTCTCCGATCCTGGAGCAGCGTGTGGAGGTTGACAGCCAAAGCCTTTCACCTGTACCTTTTACCAGATGTTACAGCCAAGGCAGCATTGAGCGACACCTGGACGGGGCCAGGGACACCCGAGCCAAGGCCGAAG GTGGTCTGTCCAGCTCCTCGGACAGCCGGCCAGCGGTGGTCCGCTACAGCAGGGACCAGAGGCCGACCACTCTGCCCATCCAGCCCTTCACCTTCCATCACCAGTTCACCTCCAAAGCCCAGCAGCCCAAGCCTCTGCTCCCCCTGCTCACAGGCTACGTCTCCGGGATGCAGGCGCGCTCCGGCTCCGGAGGTCCACTGGGGGAGGACGGTGAAGATGCGATAGATAACGTGCTGGTTGCGgcagcacctcctcctcccggATCGGTTCGGCCCTCGCCTCTCGGGAGCTACTCCCCGGTTCGTCTCCAGGGTGCGCCCAGTTCTGGGACCTGTTCCACCTGCACCCCCAGCCCTCAGCGGCCACACAGCCTCTCCTGCCCGCTTTCGGCGGGCCTCGCCCCCCTGCACACCCCGTCAGCAGTAAAACAGGGAGGGAGTTCAGCAGTGTTACCGCAGACCCCTCCGCCTTCATCCCTGAGCACGAAGAGAGGGACGGTGCCACAGATGCTGCCACCAGTGCAGGGACACTGTTTCCCCCGGGGGGCCGTGCCCAGTTTGCCTGCTCtccacagtgacacacagagcCCGCTGGGCTGTCTGGACTCTGGAAAACATGGGGATGGAAACAAATGCCCTGGAGCCAGGACACATAATG TGAGCCAATCATCGAAGCCGCAGCAGAGCTACAACGATTTCCTGCCAGACTACTTCTCCCTGACCGAGAAGCCACCGGAGGAGTTCTGCCTCTCCCCTGAtgcctcgtcctcctcctcctcctgttcttcctcacAGTCTCAAATCTCGGTTGACCTGACGCAGAAGAGAG CTCTGGTAAAAGCCGTGAACACAGCAGTGGATCTGATAGTGGCGCACTTCGGCACCAGTCGAGACCCAGATGTTAAG GCTAAACTGGGGAACAGCTGGGTGAGTCCCAATGTGGGCCACCTAATCCTGAAGTACCTGTGTCCGGCACTGCATGAGGTGCTGCAGGACGGTCTGAAGGCCTACGTGCTGGACCTGATCATCGGCCAGAGACGCTGTCAGCCCTGGAGCCTCGTGGAGGCCTCCACGCAGCTGG GCCCATCCACACGCGTCCTCCACAGCTTGTTCTCGAAGGTGAGCCAGTACTCGGAGCTGACCAGCCACAGCATGCGACTGAATGCCTTCATCTTCGGTCTGCTCAA CCTGAAGTCTCTGGAATTCTGGTTTAATCACCTCTACACACACGAAG ATATCATCGCGGCCCACTACAACCCGTGGGGTTTCCTCCCCCTGTCGCAGGGGGCTTGCCAGCCTCTCTTTGAggagctcctcctcctcctgcagccgcTGTCCCTTCTCCCCTTCGACCTGGACCTGCTCTTTGAACCGCATCTCCTCCAAAAGGGCCAGGAGCACCTGCGTCGCAAGGAGCAGCTTTGTTCTGCAGGCCAGAGTCTCGACCAGTCGACGCGCTCCACCTTCCAGCTCATGAGAGGGTGGAGCACCACCGTCAGCGAAATGGTCAGAGACTCGAGCgctgatgtgaaaaaagagAAGGTGGGACTGAGAAGAGAGGGAACGTGGCCGAGGATGGAAGTAACCAAGttgaggagagagggagcaggagggaaATCCGGGATAAGGAAGGATGACGAAGCTGGACCTGTTAGCAGATCGGCAGTGATGGAAGTAAAGTTTGCCAATCTTTGGAAGGAGAGGTGTATGGGAGAGCAGAGAGTCAAAGGTGTAGGGCAGGACAGCCAAGAAGAAGGTGACGACGGACATGAGAGGgacagaaggaagaaaaaagacaggGATCCAGCTGACGAGGGCCGTCTGAGGCAGGACAGGCAGGTTGGCTGGTGGTACCAGCTCATGCAGTCCTCCCAGGTCTACATCGACCAATCTACAGAGGGGTCAAAGTTCGTGAaggcagagaaaaggaagaagtcCTCTGAGAGACGGCATGGTCAACTGCCGCCCACAAGAGAGGGAGTGGTGGAGGGGGCCGAGTCGAGTCAAGAGGGGGAGGGCTACAGGAGCAGGAAACCCAACAGCAGCTCCAGCGATGATTCAGCCGGGTCCAGGGGGAAACCATCATGGATGGGCAGCCCCCCGGAGTCCGTCCTCAACcaggagaaagagacaaaacCTCTGGAGCTGACAGGGACTGGCGCTCAAGCAGCAGCCCAGGAGGAGAGCCCTTCACACGGACAGAGTCTGCGTTGGGGCAGGCTCTTTGGATCCAGCGTTGGTTCTCCTTCCAGAGCGGAGGCACCTGAACAGAAGACGAAGGGTCAAAAGACCAG GCCCCCATCAGGCTGGCTTGGTCTGGATCGCTCAGTTCTGGACCTTGTAGCTCAGACCATCGGAGCAGGCAGTGGGAAGAAGGCAGAACCTCCGGCCGCCGAAAACACACCGCCGCCGACCCAACCGACTGACGCCAGACAGCAGTCTTCATG TGAAGTACGAGCTCTGTGCCACCACATAGCCACCGAGCCGGGACAGCTGAGCTTCAACAAGGGCGACGTCCTGCGGGTTCTTAGCAAGGCTGATCCGGACTGGCTGCTCTGCTCCCTCGGATCCACTCAGGGCTTAGTTCCCATCATCTACGTCACCCTCAACAGCATGGAGGACAGCCAGGACACTTCCAGGCTCGGGCAGCACTGA
- the rusc2 gene encoding iporin isoform X1: MDSPPKLSGETLIVHHIPLVHCQVSGGRQGGCGGSLKRSNPFSPPENLGLSRTTSLPERDVLQREALLYSSLIQTSSGSWSSHNAGRERACGGKGGSTASDDSSFTSSNSEDQLITAHTLPRAKPRNRNPLRHNPFLLNNEEEEDEEEEDDGDNLSGYLEDSSFHLHSDTNSAMDDMMAPFRLHDLGFASEPFLLHNSLGRRSRESLRGITSDLSSHLEDLDILGLNSQRRHGSSGSNMSMDCGEQDWGDDEDEDHPMRCGRTSKTGSYSSSSSTQHCSCCALSQNYPQHFPEPFSECQQGYGSDSSCNSSDGVLVNFSTIYNKMNNGVPEKPPVSGHANLNSSTDHSCTSSVSEPPGNQRDSTGGAFYLDLHTSPTEPPLSQQQPSCFGNTFPLIREPHLSTSSTCSCSVEHHGALDLDANCNSYHPPHSGSSGDLASCLQSQARLVVATQNYYKLVTCDLSSQSSPSPAGSSVNSCSDEHSKGSPTPTQPSEYFLFRQQADEEGVEEEDEDGASSRGDDHEDDDDDGGDDGEDEEKKKRKENQQAAGGSEAAAVIEGQVYVNVSPPVDGRGVIGGGAPSGSRPRSRSYDRNLDKSPSPRLGSLERMLSCPVRLSEGGAPAPPPPPRVTSFAEIARSKRRNGGMVGSPSLKATADPFSSTYSTHSHSSVDFSPILEQRVEVDSQSLSPVPFTRCYSQGSIERHLDGARDTRAKAEGGLSSSSDSRPAVVRYSRDQRPTTLPIQPFTFHHQFTSKAQQPKPLLPLLTGYVSGMQARSGSGGPLGEDGEDAIDNVLVAAAPPPPGSVRPSPLGSYSPVRLQGAPSSGTCSTCTPSPQRPHSLSCPLSAGLAPLHTPSAVKQGGSSAVLPQTPPPSSLSTKRGTVPQMLPPVQGHCFPRGAVPSLPALHSDTQSPLGCLDSGKHGDGNKCPGARTHNAHHLSPQALKWREYRRRNPLGVERVSGSPSGVGSGVLSTNIEPQRGGGTRAARRNVFDFPSAPSSLGRLNVSQSSKPQQSYNDFLPDYFSLTEKPPEEFCLSPDASSSSSSCSSSQSQISVDLTQKRALVKAVNTAVDLIVAHFGTSRDPDVKAKLGNSWVSPNVGHLILKYLCPALHEVLQDGLKAYVLDLIIGQRRCQPWSLVEASTQLGPSTRVLHSLFSKVSQYSELTSHSMRLNAFIFGLLNLKSLEFWFNHLYTHEDIIAAHYNPWGFLPLSQGACQPLFEELLLLLQPLSLLPFDLDLLFEPHLLQKGQEHLRRKEQLCSAGQSLDQSTRSTFQLMRGWSTTVSEMVRDSSADVKKEKVGLRREGTWPRMEVTKLRREGAGGKSGIRKDDEAGPVSRSAVMEVKFANLWKERCMGEQRVKGVGQDSQEEGDDGHERDRRKKKDRDPADEGRLRQDRQVGWWYQLMQSSQVYIDQSTEGSKFVKAEKRKKSSERRHGQLPPTREGVVEGAESSQEGEGYRSRKPNSSSSDDSAGSRGKPSWMGSPPESVLNQEKETKPLELTGTGAQAAAQEESPSHGQSLRWGRLFGSSVGSPSRAEAPEQKTKGQKTRPPSGWLGLDRSVLDLVAQTIGAGSGKKAEPPAAENTPPPTQPTDARQQSSCEVRALCHHIATEPGQLSFNKGDVLRVLSKADPDWLLCSLGSTQGLVPIIYVTLNSMEDSQDTSRLGQH, encoded by the exons ATGGACAGTCCTCCCAAACTGTCTGGTGAGACCCTGATTGTGCATCACATCCCCCTGGTGCACTGTCAGGTGTCGGGGGGACGACAGGGAGGTTGCGGGGGCTCACTGAAGAGGAGCAACCCGTTCAGCCCCCCGGAGAACTTAGGCTTGAGTCGGACCACCTCCCTTCCTGAGAGAGACGTCCTCCAGAGAGAGGCTCTGCTGTATAGCAGCCTGATCCAGACCTCCAGCGGCTCCTGGTCCTCACACAACGCCGGACGAGAGAGAGCCTGTGGCGGAAAAGGAGGCAGCACGGCGAGCGATGACTCATCCTTTACCTCTAGCAATTCTGAGGACCAGCTGATTACAGCACACACTTTACCCCGAGCTAAACCGAGGAACAGGAACCCGCTGCGTCATAATCCATTCCTGCTGAataatgaagaggaggaagatgaagaagaggaggacgatGGCGACAACCTCAGCGGTTACCTTGAGGATTCGTCTTTTCACCTCCACAGCGACACCAACTCTGCCATGGATGACATGATGGCTCCCTTCCGCTTGCACGACCTTGGCTTTGCCTCAGAACCTTTTCTTTTGCACAATTCGCTGGGAAGACGCAGCCGGGAGTCCCTGAGGGGCATCACTTCTGACCTCTCCAGCCACCTGGAAGACCTGGACATCTTAGGTCTGAACAGCCAGCGACGCCATGGAAGCAGTGGCTCCAACATGTCCATGGATTGCGGAGAGCAGGACTGGGGCGATGACGAGGATGAGGACCACCCGATGCGGTGCGGGCGAACTAGCAAAACGGGCTCCTACTCGTCAAGCTCTTCCACCCAACACTGCTCCTGCTGTGCTCTGTCCCAGAACTACCCTCAGCATTTCCCCGAACCTTTTTCAGAGTGCCAGCAAGGCTACGGCAGCGACTCCTCTTGCAACAGCTCGGATGGCGTGCTCGTCAACTTCAGCACCATTTACAACAAGATGAACAACGGCGTACCGGAGAAGCCTCCGGTCTCGGGGCACGCCAACCTCAACAGCTCCACTGACCACTCCTGCACCTCGTCTGTTTCTGAACCACCAGGAAACCAGCGAGACTCAACCGGAGGGGCGTTCTATTTAGACCTTCATACATCGCCAACCGAACCTCCTCTATCGCAGCAACAACCCTCTTGTTTTGGAAACACCTTCCCTCTCATCCGCGAACCGCACctgtccacctcctccacctgctctTGCTCTGTGGAGCACCACGGGGCTCTTGACCTCGACGCCAACTGCAACTCCTACCACCCTCCGCATTCAGGGTCATCCGGAGACCTGGCGTCCTGTCTGCAGAGCCAGGCCCGCCTGGTGGTTGCCACTCAGAACTATTACAAGCTGGTCACCTGTGACCTTTCTTCCCAGTCCTCGCCGAGTCCCGCAGGCTCCTCGGtcaacagctgctctgatgaGCACAGCAAAGGCAGCCCCACCCCGACTCAGCCCAGCGAGTACTTCCTCTTCAGGCAGCAAGCTGATGAGGAGggagtggaggaagaggacgaggacGGAGCGTCATCTAGG GGAGATGATCACGAGGATGACGACGACGATGGCGGTGACGACGGAGAGGacgaggagaagaagaagaggaaggagaaccAGCAGGCGGCTGGTGggtctgaagctgctgctgtgatcgAGGGCCAGGTGTACGTCAACGTCTCCCCTCCTGTGGATGGCCGGGGTGTTATCGGAGGCGGGGCCCCTTCAGGAAGTCGACCCCGTTCTCGCAGCTACGACCGGAACCTGGACAAGTCTCCATCCCCTCGGCTCGGATCGCTGGAGCGGATGCTGAGCTGCCCCGTCCGTCTCAGTGAGGGCGGCGCCCCAGCCCCGCCTCCCCCACCACGGGTCACTTCCTTCGCAGAGATCGCCAGAAGTAAGAGAAGAAATGGTGGCATGGTGGGGTCGCCTTCGCTAAAAGCAACTGCAGACCCGTTCTCCTCCACTTACTCCACCCACTCTCACTCCTCGGTGGATTTCTCTCCGATCCTGGAGCAGCGTGTGGAGGTTGACAGCCAAAGCCTTTCACCTGTACCTTTTACCAGATGTTACAGCCAAGGCAGCATTGAGCGACACCTGGACGGGGCCAGGGACACCCGAGCCAAGGCCGAAG GTGGTCTGTCCAGCTCCTCGGACAGCCGGCCAGCGGTGGTCCGCTACAGCAGGGACCAGAGGCCGACCACTCTGCCCATCCAGCCCTTCACCTTCCATCACCAGTTCACCTCCAAAGCCCAGCAGCCCAAGCCTCTGCTCCCCCTGCTCACAGGCTACGTCTCCGGGATGCAGGCGCGCTCCGGCTCCGGAGGTCCACTGGGGGAGGACGGTGAAGATGCGATAGATAACGTGCTGGTTGCGgcagcacctcctcctcccggATCGGTTCGGCCCTCGCCTCTCGGGAGCTACTCCCCGGTTCGTCTCCAGGGTGCGCCCAGTTCTGGGACCTGTTCCACCTGCACCCCCAGCCCTCAGCGGCCACACAGCCTCTCCTGCCCGCTTTCGGCGGGCCTCGCCCCCCTGCACACCCCGTCAGCAGTAAAACAGGGAGGGAGTTCAGCAGTGTTACCGCAGACCCCTCCGCCTTCATCCCTGAGCACGAAGAGAGGGACGGTGCCACAGATGCTGCCACCAGTGCAGGGACACTGTTTCCCCCGGGGGGCCGTGCCCAGTTTGCCTGCTCtccacagtgacacacagagcCCGCTGGGCTGTCTGGACTCTGGAAAACATGGGGATGGAAACAAATGCCCTGGAGCCAGGACACATAATG CACACCACCTTTCTCCTCAGGCCCTCAAATGGAGGGAGTACCGTCGACGAAACCCGCTGGGGGTAGAGCGCGTCTCTGGCAGCCCCTCTGGTGTAGGATCAGGCGTCCTGTCCACTAACATAGAACCCCAAAGGGGCGGAGGAACGCGAGCCGCCAGGCGCAACGTGTTTGATTTCCCTTCAGCGCCCTCTAGCCTGGGACGGCTCAATG TGAGCCAATCATCGAAGCCGCAGCAGAGCTACAACGATTTCCTGCCAGACTACTTCTCCCTGACCGAGAAGCCACCGGAGGAGTTCTGCCTCTCCCCTGAtgcctcgtcctcctcctcctcctgttcttcctcacAGTCTCAAATCTCGGTTGACCTGACGCAGAAGAGAG CTCTGGTAAAAGCCGTGAACACAGCAGTGGATCTGATAGTGGCGCACTTCGGCACCAGTCGAGACCCAGATGTTAAG GCTAAACTGGGGAACAGCTGGGTGAGTCCCAATGTGGGCCACCTAATCCTGAAGTACCTGTGTCCGGCACTGCATGAGGTGCTGCAGGACGGTCTGAAGGCCTACGTGCTGGACCTGATCATCGGCCAGAGACGCTGTCAGCCCTGGAGCCTCGTGGAGGCCTCCACGCAGCTGG GCCCATCCACACGCGTCCTCCACAGCTTGTTCTCGAAGGTGAGCCAGTACTCGGAGCTGACCAGCCACAGCATGCGACTGAATGCCTTCATCTTCGGTCTGCTCAA CCTGAAGTCTCTGGAATTCTGGTTTAATCACCTCTACACACACGAAG ATATCATCGCGGCCCACTACAACCCGTGGGGTTTCCTCCCCCTGTCGCAGGGGGCTTGCCAGCCTCTCTTTGAggagctcctcctcctcctgcagccgcTGTCCCTTCTCCCCTTCGACCTGGACCTGCTCTTTGAACCGCATCTCCTCCAAAAGGGCCAGGAGCACCTGCGTCGCAAGGAGCAGCTTTGTTCTGCAGGCCAGAGTCTCGACCAGTCGACGCGCTCCACCTTCCAGCTCATGAGAGGGTGGAGCACCACCGTCAGCGAAATGGTCAGAGACTCGAGCgctgatgtgaaaaaagagAAGGTGGGACTGAGAAGAGAGGGAACGTGGCCGAGGATGGAAGTAACCAAGttgaggagagagggagcaggagggaaATCCGGGATAAGGAAGGATGACGAAGCTGGACCTGTTAGCAGATCGGCAGTGATGGAAGTAAAGTTTGCCAATCTTTGGAAGGAGAGGTGTATGGGAGAGCAGAGAGTCAAAGGTGTAGGGCAGGACAGCCAAGAAGAAGGTGACGACGGACATGAGAGGgacagaaggaagaaaaaagacaggGATCCAGCTGACGAGGGCCGTCTGAGGCAGGACAGGCAGGTTGGCTGGTGGTACCAGCTCATGCAGTCCTCCCAGGTCTACATCGACCAATCTACAGAGGGGTCAAAGTTCGTGAaggcagagaaaaggaagaagtcCTCTGAGAGACGGCATGGTCAACTGCCGCCCACAAGAGAGGGAGTGGTGGAGGGGGCCGAGTCGAGTCAAGAGGGGGAGGGCTACAGGAGCAGGAAACCCAACAGCAGCTCCAGCGATGATTCAGCCGGGTCCAGGGGGAAACCATCATGGATGGGCAGCCCCCCGGAGTCCGTCCTCAACcaggagaaagagacaaaacCTCTGGAGCTGACAGGGACTGGCGCTCAAGCAGCAGCCCAGGAGGAGAGCCCTTCACACGGACAGAGTCTGCGTTGGGGCAGGCTCTTTGGATCCAGCGTTGGTTCTCCTTCCAGAGCGGAGGCACCTGAACAGAAGACGAAGGGTCAAAAGACCAG GCCCCCATCAGGCTGGCTTGGTCTGGATCGCTCAGTTCTGGACCTTGTAGCTCAGACCATCGGAGCAGGCAGTGGGAAGAAGGCAGAACCTCCGGCCGCCGAAAACACACCGCCGCCGACCCAACCGACTGACGCCAGACAGCAGTCTTCATG TGAAGTACGAGCTCTGTGCCACCACATAGCCACCGAGCCGGGACAGCTGAGCTTCAACAAGGGCGACGTCCTGCGGGTTCTTAGCAAGGCTGATCCGGACTGGCTGCTCTGCTCCCTCGGATCCACTCAGGGCTTAGTTCCCATCATCTACGTCACCCTCAACAGCATGGAGGACAGCCAGGACACTTCCAGGCTCGGGCAGCACTGA